Proteins from one Esox lucius isolate fEsoLuc1 chromosome 19, fEsoLuc1.pri, whole genome shotgun sequence genomic window:
- the rad52 gene encoding DNA repair protein RAD52 homolog isoform X2: MHHDTEEEKRSTASNVRFGQYNYTAEEYQAVQDALRQKLGPEYISSRMAGGGQKVCYIEGHRVISLANEMFGYNGWSHSISQQNVDFVDLINGKFYVGVSAFVKVQLKDGSFHEDVGYGVSEGQKSKALSLEKARKEAVTDGLKRALKCFGNALGNCIMNKEYLIAINKIPKQPVPPLDLAQTKRSDSEPSVEKARFSSLARCDVAGRAPLEQPRAQKPPQNPTGGLGDGEGEAKTSLSHTPYAASVPVVPSAQLDSEIKHCSLVRSVSDAEDLSVSDTHTDPKQLRKLKQQQLQQKFRQEMEAKKLQQEKGNPLPQFKAAGPDIEQGPGGAHDDPELWDFTLDGIEELDAGGSTSSLLRPNTPGGSHQMLTRSKTPQRLPVRPHEPLPHGRSHQSQFRPQNPNQHQAHGTSDRAAETGLGEASSPYRQGQYMKKRKLAT; the protein is encoded by the exons ATGCACCATGACACCGAAGAAGAGAAAAGAAGCACAGCATCTAACGTGCGATTCGGGCAG taTAACTATACtgctgaggagtaccaggctgtCCAGGATGCTCTGCGACAGAAGCTGGGACCTGAGTACATAAGCTCCAGGATGGCGGGAGGGGGCCAGAAA GTGTGTTACATCGAGGGTCACCGTGTGATCAGCCTGGCCAATGAGATGTTTGGATACAATGGCTGGTCCCACTCGATCTCCCAACAGAATGTCG ACTTTGTAGACCTCATCAATGGGAAGTTCTATGTTGGAGTCAGTGCCTTCGTGAAAGTCCAGCTGAAG GATGGATCATTCCATGAAGATGTGGGCTATGGGGTGAGCGAGGGACAAAAGTCCAAGGCCCTGTCACTGGAGAAGGCCAGGAAGGAGGCAGTCACTGATGGACTAAAGAGAGCACTCAA ATGTTTTGGAAATGCCCTTGGGAACTGCATCATGAACAAAGAGTATCTCATAGCCATCAACAAGATCCCTAAACAG CCTGTACCCCCTCTGGACCTGGCCCAGACTAAGCGTTCTGACAGTGAGCCGTCAGTGGAGAAGGCTCGGTTCTCTAGCCTGGCCCGGTGTGACGTGGCAGGGAGGGCACCCCTGGAGCAGCCCAGGGCCCAGAAACCCCCTCAGAACCCCACAGGGGGGCTTGGGGATGGAGAAGGGGAGGCAAAgacctctctctcacacacccctTATGCTGCGTCTGTACCTGTAGTGCCCTCAGCTCAACTAGACAGTGAGATCAAGCACTGTAGCCTTGTCAG GTCTGTTTCAGATGCAgaggacctgtctgtctctgacacCCACACAGACCCTAAGCAGCTGAGGAAGCTCAAGCAGCAGCAGCTGCAGCAGAAGTTCAGACAGGAGATGGAGGCGAAAAAGCTGCAGCAGGAGAAGGGAAATCCTCTACCCCAGTTCAAGGCAGCAGGCCCAGACATAGAACAGGGACCCGGTGGAGCTCATG atGACCCAGAGCTCTGGGACTTTACTCTAGATGGCATTGAAGAGTTGGACGCAGGTGGTTCGACATCATCCTTGCTACGACCCAACACGCCAGGGGGGAGTCACCAGATGCTGACCCGCAGTAAGACACCTCAGAGACTTCCTGTTAGACCCCACGAACCCCTACCTCATGGCCGAAGTCATCAATCTCAGTTCAGACCCCAAAACCCCAACCAGCACCAGGCTCACGGGACATCTGACAGGGCAGCTGAGACTGGACTGG
- the rad52 gene encoding DNA repair protein RAD52 homolog isoform X1: protein MHHDTEEEKRSTASNVRFGQYNYTAEEYQAVQDALRQKLGPEYISSRMAGGGQKVCYIEGHRVISLANEMFGYNGWSHSISQQNVDFVDLINGKFYVGVSAFVKVQLKDGSFHEDVGYGVSEGQKSKALSLEKARKEAVTDGLKRALKYERCSTPGVIKRCFGNALGNCIMNKEYLIAINKIPKQPVPPLDLAQTKRSDSEPSVEKARFSSLARCDVAGRAPLEQPRAQKPPQNPTGGLGDGEGEAKTSLSHTPYAASVPVVPSAQLDSEIKHCSLVRSVSDAEDLSVSDTHTDPKQLRKLKQQQLQQKFRQEMEAKKLQQEKGNPLPQFKAAGPDIEQGPGGAHDDPELWDFTLDGIEELDAGGSTSSLLRPNTPGGSHQMLTRSKTPQRLPVRPHEPLPHGRSHQSQFRPQNPNQHQAHGTSDRAAETGLGEASSPYRQGQYMKKRKLAT from the exons ATGCACCATGACACCGAAGAAGAGAAAAGAAGCACAGCATCTAACGTGCGATTCGGGCAG taTAACTATACtgctgaggagtaccaggctgtCCAGGATGCTCTGCGACAGAAGCTGGGACCTGAGTACATAAGCTCCAGGATGGCGGGAGGGGGCCAGAAA GTGTGTTACATCGAGGGTCACCGTGTGATCAGCCTGGCCAATGAGATGTTTGGATACAATGGCTGGTCCCACTCGATCTCCCAACAGAATGTCG ACTTTGTAGACCTCATCAATGGGAAGTTCTATGTTGGAGTCAGTGCCTTCGTGAAAGTCCAGCTGAAG GATGGATCATTCCATGAAGATGTGGGCTATGGGGTGAGCGAGGGACAAAAGTCCAAGGCCCTGTCACTGGAGAAGGCCAGGAAGGAGGCAGTCACTGATGGACTAAAGAGAGCACTCAAGTACGAGAGATGCAGTACACCAGGGGTCATCAAAAG ATGTTTTGGAAATGCCCTTGGGAACTGCATCATGAACAAAGAGTATCTCATAGCCATCAACAAGATCCCTAAACAG CCTGTACCCCCTCTGGACCTGGCCCAGACTAAGCGTTCTGACAGTGAGCCGTCAGTGGAGAAGGCTCGGTTCTCTAGCCTGGCCCGGTGTGACGTGGCAGGGAGGGCACCCCTGGAGCAGCCCAGGGCCCAGAAACCCCCTCAGAACCCCACAGGGGGGCTTGGGGATGGAGAAGGGGAGGCAAAgacctctctctcacacacccctTATGCTGCGTCTGTACCTGTAGTGCCCTCAGCTCAACTAGACAGTGAGATCAAGCACTGTAGCCTTGTCAG GTCTGTTTCAGATGCAgaggacctgtctgtctctgacacCCACACAGACCCTAAGCAGCTGAGGAAGCTCAAGCAGCAGCAGCTGCAGCAGAAGTTCAGACAGGAGATGGAGGCGAAAAAGCTGCAGCAGGAGAAGGGAAATCCTCTACCCCAGTTCAAGGCAGCAGGCCCAGACATAGAACAGGGACCCGGTGGAGCTCATG atGACCCAGAGCTCTGGGACTTTACTCTAGATGGCATTGAAGAGTTGGACGCAGGTGGTTCGACATCATCCTTGCTACGACCCAACACGCCAGGGGGGAGTCACCAGATGCTGACCCGCAGTAAGACACCTCAGAGACTTCCTGTTAGACCCCACGAACCCCTACCTCATGGCCGAAGTCATCAATCTCAGTTCAGACCCCAAAACCCCAACCAGCACCAGGCTCACGGGACATCTGACAGGGCAGCTGAGACTGGACTGG